One window of Brevibacillus choshinensis genomic DNA carries:
- the gerPC gene encoding spore germination protein GerPC, with amino-acid sequence MSPELMHYFQQLHEYLHAQNKNMEALKKLIEKLNKDIEELKEKQVPPVIKNEYKFDLLKVERLEGTLNIGLNPKGADAGMGEYSINQSTDNKPAPDRTDSPAFGRVQKEIYDYLNHDAYGALERIEEEVGCPLDDNYRAFIMDDIKKQIDPRIHYYLKQAESEGWEPEHFDALCQSTIQKVKRDIDRTCETFIKNLPRGVNENGYDL; translated from the coding sequence ATGAGTCCCGAATTGATGCACTACTTTCAACAGCTGCATGAGTATTTGCATGCGCAAAACAAGAACATGGAAGCCCTGAAAAAGCTGATTGAGAAGCTGAATAAAGACATCGAAGAACTGAAGGAAAAACAGGTCCCCCCTGTGATCAAAAATGAATATAAATTTGATTTGTTAAAAGTCGAGCGGCTCGAAGGAACCTTGAATATCGGGTTAAATCCCAAAGGGGCCGATGCTGGTATGGGCGAATATTCAATTAACCAATCGACGGATAATAAACCCGCCCCAGACAGGACTGACTCTCCTGCCTTTGGTCGCGTTCAAAAAGAAATTTATGATTATCTCAATCATGACGCGTATGGTGCTCTCGAACGTATCGAGGAAGAAGTAGGATGCCCTCTGGACGACAACTACCGTGCGTTTATCATGGACGACATCAAAAAACAGATTGATCCGCGCATTCATTACTATTTAAAGCAAGCGGAGAGCGAGGGTTGGGAACCCGAACATTTCGATGCCTTGTGCCAAAGTACGATCCAAAAAGTAAAGAGAGACATCGACCGAACTTGCGAAACCTTCATTAAAAATTTGCCGCGTGGGGTGAATGAGAACGGATATGATCTATAA
- a CDS encoding spore germination protein, whose product MPAIVGVINVNSVSGVFNVGDVRKISPVSYTKTFAGGGSFNSGTTLNVKVPRSVVYVNEINNDDLPVFVEQMREPFTKGRD is encoded by the coding sequence ATGCCAGCCATCGTCGGAGTAATCAATGTCAACAGTGTCAGCGGTGTCTTCAACGTCGGGGATGTCCGTAAGATCTCGCCAGTGAGCTACACCAAGACCTTTGCTGGTGGGGGATCCTTTAATTCAGGCACCACTTTAAATGTGAAAGTTCCACGTAGCGTCGTCTACGTAAATGAAATCAACAACGATGATTTGCCTGTATTCGTCGAACAAATGCGCGAGCCATTTACCAAGGGACGGGATTGA
- a CDS encoding MFS transporter translates to MAQNAKNLIGLTGIPLVMVLGNSMLIPVLPTMKAKMHLTSLQTSLLITAFSIAAGIVIPFAGYLSDRFGRKIVIILSLVVYGLGGLVAGLAALWWDKPYSIIMIGRVLQGIGAAGTAPIAMALAGDLFKGASESKALGLMETSNGLGKVLSPIFGSLLALISWYMVFLAFPIICGVVLVLFLFLTKEKKQEKQPLPIKQYLHSIGQVFKQHGKWLIPAFFIGSICLFTLFGVLFYLSDLLEEKYKIDGVIKGGFLAIPLLVMSIAAYVTGLIIKKKLGLMRWFVIVGMFMLCASYVLASFVKGAYALIGILVIGSMGTGLILPCLNSMIVGAVQKAERGMITSLYSGVRFIGVAVGPPIFTWLLGISRTVMFSSIAGLSLVFGVVAIFFLKPKQAQQQTQAAGAQSPKDQETKAWRQVSEILGIEPQSTEEKRKEDAVEKFGFDPNELIKQVLSGKKEKEKN, encoded by the coding sequence ATGGCACAAAATGCGAAAAATCTCATTGGCTTGACCGGGATACCACTCGTCATGGTACTGGGCAATTCCATGCTGATTCCTGTTTTGCCGACTATGAAAGCCAAAATGCATCTCACGTCCTTGCAGACTAGTTTGCTCATCACCGCCTTTTCCATCGCAGCAGGCATTGTGATTCCGTTTGCAGGGTATTTATCAGACAGGTTTGGCCGCAAGATTGTCATTATCCTTTCTCTCGTCGTATATGGACTGGGAGGGCTTGTAGCTGGTCTAGCTGCCTTGTGGTGGGACAAACCGTATTCCATCATCATGATAGGGCGTGTGCTGCAAGGGATAGGGGCTGCTGGAACTGCACCAATCGCCATGGCTTTGGCAGGGGATTTGTTCAAGGGAGCTTCGGAGAGCAAGGCACTCGGTCTTATGGAGACTTCAAATGGCTTGGGAAAAGTACTGAGTCCCATTTTCGGCTCCCTGCTTGCTTTGATATCCTGGTACATGGTGTTTCTGGCATTTCCAATCATTTGCGGAGTTGTACTTGTACTGTTTTTGTTTTTGACGAAAGAAAAAAAGCAGGAAAAGCAGCCTTTGCCCATCAAACAGTATTTGCATTCCATCGGACAAGTGTTCAAGCAGCACGGGAAATGGCTCATACCTGCCTTTTTTATTGGGAGTATCTGTCTGTTCACGCTGTTCGGAGTGCTGTTTTACCTGTCTGATTTACTGGAAGAAAAATATAAGATCGATGGTGTCATAAAAGGCGGCTTCCTGGCGATTCCACTGCTCGTCATGAGCATCGCGGCTTACGTGACCGGCTTGATCATTAAGAAAAAGCTGGGACTCATGCGTTGGTTTGTCATCGTAGGCATGTTTATGCTCTGTGCCTCTTATGTACTGGCCAGCTTTGTCAAGGGAGCGTATGCGCTTATCGGCATATTGGTTATTGGCAGTATGGGGACGGGGTTGATCTTGCCCTGTTTGAATAGCATGATTGTCGGAGCGGTACAGAAGGCGGAGCGAGGGATGATTACGTCGCTGTACAGTGGTGTACGTTTTATCGGAGTGGCGGTAGGTCCACCGATCTTTACATGGTTACTTGGCATCTCTCGCACAGTCATGTTTAGTTCAATTGCGGGTCTGTCACTTGTGTTTGGAGTCGTTGCGATCTTTTTTCTGAAGCCAAAACAAGCACAGCAGCAGACACAGGCAGCGGGTGCACAGAGTCCAAAAGATCAAGAGACAAAAGCCTGGCGACAGGTCTCAGAAATACTGGGGATAGAGCCTCAATCAACGGAGGAGAAAAGAAAAGAAGATGCGGTGGAGAAGTTCGGGTTTGATCCTAATGAGTTGATCAAACAGGTGTTGTCCGGAAAAAAGGAAAAGGAAAAAAACTAA
- a CDS encoding TraR/DksA C4-type zinc finger protein — MDQDKLALFRVKLLEQKKELEDRVQDHYGMREPMTTSLQEFAMYDNHPADIGSELFEREKDLALDSLDRETLKEIDQALTRMDEGTYGTCTVCGEAIPVERLEALPQTQTCKEHAPAPSINDSRPIEEEFMMPPFGRTSLDEKEGQNGFDGEDAWQIVEAWGSSSTPFSYVDNDKTDYKEMYIESDEPDGFVESVEEIGYTDIEGYSGQDSVHFMRSGTYEEYMRKGEGKGNYLNYDDYEDERAEREGRNDLM, encoded by the coding sequence GTGGACCAAGACAAACTGGCACTTTTTCGAGTGAAGTTGCTGGAGCAAAAAAAAGAATTGGAAGATCGCGTGCAGGACCATTACGGCATGAGAGAACCGATGACGACTTCTTTGCAGGAGTTTGCCATGTACGATAACCATCCCGCCGATATAGGCAGTGAATTGTTCGAGCGGGAAAAAGATTTGGCTTTGGATAGCCTGGATAGAGAGACGCTGAAAGAAATCGATCAGGCACTGACACGCATGGATGAAGGAACGTACGGTACGTGTACGGTATGTGGAGAAGCAATTCCAGTGGAGCGGCTAGAGGCTTTGCCACAGACCCAAACCTGCAAGGAGCATGCACCTGCACCGTCGATCAACGATTCGCGTCCGATTGAGGAAGAGTTTATGATGCCTCCGTTTGGTCGCACATCCCTAGATGAAAAAGAGGGGCAAAATGGATTTGACGGGGAAGATGCATGGCAAATTGTCGAAGCCTGGGGTTCATCCAGCACACCATTTTCCTATGTAGACAACGACAAAACCGACTACAAGGAAATGTATATCGAAAGTGATGAGCCAGATGGTTTTGTAGAGTCTGTGGAAGAAATCGGGTATACCGATATCGAAGGGTATAGTGGCCAGGATAGTGTCCATTTTATGCGAAGCGGGACCTACGAGGAATACATGCGTAAAGGCGAAGGGAAAGGTAATTACTTGAATTACGATGATTATGAAGACGAAAGAGCAGAGCGGGAAGGGCGAAATGATTTGATGTAG
- a CDS encoding NAD(P)/FAD-dependent oxidoreductase — protein MEHVQVLITGGGIGGLSAAIWCQRLGLSCLLVEKADHIGGQLLHIRNEIVDFPPRVYPHGYDLLEDLKLHPAIQTLHPRLEEAVISIDPLTHIVTTTKNSYQADFVIVATGVSANVIPALEGCSRVLSTEFSTTAQAPLITGQDIAVIGGGDRALESAANLSKFANRVDLLIRSHHLRARTQWTTRLDELPNLRVFWETQIDTYEVRDEKIALKLRSVGSGQPYEIVVDWILPRIGVHGNSDSFPSLATFGDGYLQTDDFQRTSPEWIYALGDVSNGASYASLSLAVGQAMKAVKHISLQIQHP, from the coding sequence GTGGAACACGTACAGGTGCTGATCACAGGTGGCGGCATCGGGGGGCTGTCCGCGGCTATTTGGTGCCAACGATTAGGATTATCCTGTCTGCTCGTAGAAAAAGCGGATCATATAGGTGGACAATTGTTGCATATCCGCAATGAAATCGTGGATTTTCCTCCTCGCGTCTATCCCCATGGATATGACTTGCTAGAGGATTTGAAGCTGCATCCCGCTATCCAAACGCTCCATCCGCGTTTAGAAGAAGCCGTCATTTCCATCGATCCTCTCACACATATCGTTACCACAACCAAAAACAGCTATCAGGCCGATTTTGTCATCGTCGCAACCGGAGTGAGTGCAAACGTCATTCCTGCGTTGGAAGGCTGCTCGCGTGTCTTGTCAACCGAGTTTTCTACCACGGCTCAAGCGCCTTTAATTACTGGTCAGGATATCGCTGTCATCGGCGGTGGTGATCGCGCGTTGGAAAGCGCTGCTAATCTCAGCAAATTCGCAAACCGTGTTGATCTCCTTATTCGAAGTCATCATCTGCGTGCTCGTACCCAGTGGACTACACGACTGGATGAACTACCTAATCTGCGAGTTTTCTGGGAGACACAAATCGATACATATGAAGTTCGAGATGAAAAAATTGCCCTAAAGCTACGCTCCGTCGGTTCCGGACAGCCCTATGAAATCGTGGTGGATTGGATTCTGCCGCGGATTGGCGTCCACGGTAACAGCGATTCCTTTCCATCTTTGGCGACCTTTGGAGACGGATACCTGCAAACGGATGATTTCCAGCGAACCTCTCCCGAATGGATCTACGCCCTCGGTGACGTGAGCAATGGCGCATCTTACGCAAGCTTGTCGCTGGCTGTTGGGCAAGCAATGAAAGCCGTCAAACATATTTCGCTCCAGATTCAACACCCATGA
- a CDS encoding spore germination protein, producing MPSVIGAVNINSNSGTVNFGDTLNISPKSASKTFTGSGGGNTGNLVNTINGASSTNTLDPSVVDQPLVGNV from the coding sequence TTGCCTTCAGTCATAGGAGCAGTCAATATCAACAGCAACTCGGGAACCGTCAATTTTGGAGACACACTAAACATATCTCCAAAAAGCGCGTCCAAAACGTTTACCGGCTCAGGTGGCGGTAATACAGGGAACCTCGTAAATACGATCAACGGTGCCAGCTCCACAAACACCCTTGATCCTAGTGTCGTGGATCAACCACTTGTCGGTAATGTTTGA
- a CDS encoding Hsp20/alpha crystallin family protein — protein sequence MKNLQETMKQLQKTSESLSKLSLDQEHPWKALSQMNQILDTNFWDHLVNLTGHSAAQATSQASEVVPAVSKSKKKQKEKAPIIMHKSDIDQFPVTDIFQTEHLIIVCCELPGFARESLEVTLTEQRTLELKGTIKKHEHSRSCIQEERSSGTFYRQIELPVAVSTKGMKAQYQDGLLELYIPRDGTPRERKTTFRANL from the coding sequence GTGAAAAACCTGCAGGAGACAATGAAACAACTTCAGAAGACTTCCGAGAGCCTTTCGAAATTAAGCCTGGATCAGGAGCATCCATGGAAGGCGTTGAGCCAAATGAACCAGATCCTAGACACGAATTTCTGGGATCATCTGGTGAATTTGACGGGTCACTCTGCAGCGCAGGCAACGAGTCAAGCGAGTGAGGTCGTCCCAGCCGTTTCAAAATCAAAGAAAAAACAGAAAGAAAAAGCACCGATCATCATGCACAAAAGCGACATCGATCAGTTTCCTGTGACAGACATTTTCCAGACAGAGCATTTGATAATTGTCTGCTGTGAGTTGCCAGGCTTTGCGCGTGAGAGTCTGGAGGTCACGCTGACGGAGCAGCGGACGCTAGAGTTGAAAGGGACGATCAAAAAGCACGAGCATTCCCGTTCCTGTATTCAGGAAGAACGATCTTCCGGGACGTTCTACAGACAGATCGAGCTCCCTGTAGCCGTCAGCACAAAAGGCATGAAGGCCCAATATCAAGATGGATTACTCGAGCTGTATATACCGAGGGATGGAACGCCGCGTGAGAGGAAGACCACCTTTCGGGCAAATTTGTAG
- a CDS encoding spore germination protein GerPB, with amino-acid sequence MNFFIHQNIVIHNLKIDGLTNSSVCQIGSAGMIKPLSNLYNTGGFTEPAPEAGLQPGRTEQFVPLVPLVEPR; translated from the coding sequence ATGAACTTCTTTATCCATCAAAATATTGTCATCCACAACCTCAAAATTGATGGACTCACCAACTCGTCGGTCTGTCAAATTGGGAGTGCCGGCATGATCAAGCCATTATCCAATTTGTACAACACGGGTGGATTTACTGAACCAGCACCAGAAGCAGGACTGCAGCCGGGCAGGACCGAGCAGTTCGTCCCTCTCGTCCCGTTGGTTGAACCACGCTGA
- a CDS encoding LCP family glycopolymer transferase: MPAKMEKPQAPSNQASKKKRRGRRSKKMYVLLASCLFLCLLAVGVGFALSEVDETLDIVTDDPYKLPDQPKVEQPYEQKKSLSFVIVGLDTRKNIGMLNTDVLVVAVANPVTQKLTMVSLPRDTRVQIPGYPGYHKINEVFALGEDIKKRAESKGQPVTENGMTLLKKTLEHMLGVSVGHYVQLDFEGFTAVIDKLGGVKVDVDKDLVYELPQEGVYRNLKKGSQVLNGEQALGFVRHRLDKRGSAYNSSDFDRNRRQQQVIKAVADKVTSVDGIGSLTAVLETVGKHIRTDLSKEQIKGLAMDFGTISSGNMISLDNGAVWSSPYSLWPREKMEAVRTSLQTELGVTEVIANADLSDAAIAEVAKAEIKTQPKPATKPQTTTPQSTKEQPKNTNPSKGTTTPSPPKQSETTTDPAQTDPANGQAGQEEQPYSPDMPPPDILAPSAPVESVDSGQNGV, encoded by the coding sequence GTGCCCGCAAAAATGGAAAAACCTCAAGCTCCTTCGAACCAGGCGAGCAAAAAGAAGCGGCGTGGACGGCGAAGCAAAAAAATGTATGTGCTCCTGGCCAGTTGCCTTTTTCTCTGTTTACTGGCAGTCGGAGTTGGATTTGCACTCAGTGAAGTGGATGAAACGTTGGATATCGTTACAGATGATCCGTACAAGCTCCCCGATCAGCCGAAAGTAGAACAGCCTTATGAACAAAAGAAATCTCTTTCTTTCGTGATCGTGGGATTGGATACGCGAAAAAATATTGGAATGTTGAATACGGATGTTCTGGTCGTGGCCGTAGCGAATCCGGTGACGCAAAAGCTGACGATGGTGTCTTTACCTAGGGATACTCGCGTACAGATTCCAGGGTACCCCGGCTATCACAAAATTAACGAAGTCTTTGCTCTGGGAGAAGATATCAAGAAAAGAGCGGAGAGCAAGGGGCAGCCTGTGACGGAAAACGGGATGACTTTGTTGAAAAAAACGCTTGAGCACATGCTAGGTGTATCAGTAGGGCACTACGTCCAACTGGATTTTGAGGGCTTTACCGCAGTCATCGACAAGCTGGGTGGCGTGAAGGTAGATGTGGACAAAGATTTGGTCTACGAATTGCCGCAAGAAGGTGTGTACCGTAATTTGAAAAAAGGGTCACAAGTACTGAATGGTGAGCAAGCGCTGGGATTTGTTCGCCATCGGTTGGACAAGCGTGGTTCTGCCTATAATTCCAGTGACTTTGACCGGAACAGACGTCAGCAACAAGTGATCAAGGCAGTAGCAGATAAGGTAACGTCTGTTGACGGCATCGGCAGTTTGACCGCAGTTTTAGAAACGGTAGGCAAGCACATTCGGACCGACTTGTCCAAGGAACAGATCAAGGGATTAGCCATGGATTTTGGTACGATTTCGTCAGGAAATATGATTTCCCTCGATAATGGAGCCGTTTGGAGTTCTCCGTATTCGCTTTGGCCAAGAGAGAAGATGGAAGCCGTTCGTACGAGTCTTCAGACTGAGCTGGGCGTGACAGAGGTGATTGCCAATGCGGACCTCAGTGACGCGGCGATCGCTGAAGTGGCGAAGGCAGAGATCAAAACGCAGCCAAAGCCGGCAACGAAACCGCAAACGACAACGCCACAGTCGACCAAGGAACAACCGAAGAATACGAATCCTTCGAAAGGGACGACTACTCCAAGCCCTCCGAAGCAATCAGAAACAACGACCGATCCAGCTCAAACTGATCCAGCGAATGGGCAAGCGGGCCAGGAAGAGCAGCCGTATTCCCCGGATATGCCTCCTCCTGACATCTTGGCTCCATCTGCACCGGTTGAAAGTGTCGACAGTGGACAAAACGGAGTGTAG
- a CDS encoding NUDIX domain-containing protein has protein sequence MHAFRDDFGLPVELTFDPSDYRQNEARHVLIFPFWQGKLLFTRHRTRGIELPGGKIEPGESSLAAAVREVYEETGAVLEGIERIGQYTIDNYMIKDIYVARVLHYTEIPSGTDVAQTILFDTIPTEVKGDPQFSRLLYDDVYPLALAHASGHRFAQPD, from the coding sequence ATGCATGCTTTTCGAGATGATTTTGGCTTGCCTGTTGAACTGACGTTTGATCCCAGCGATTATCGTCAAAACGAGGCTCGCCATGTCCTAATCTTTCCTTTTTGGCAAGGCAAATTATTATTCACACGCCATCGCACGCGTGGGATTGAATTACCCGGTGGAAAAATTGAGCCAGGCGAAAGTAGTCTGGCTGCCGCTGTCCGTGAAGTGTACGAAGAAACGGGAGCCGTACTGGAAGGGATCGAGCGTATCGGTCAATACACCATCGACAACTACATGATAAAAGATATTTACGTGGCTCGCGTCTTGCATTACACCGAGATTCCTTCTGGAACCGATGTAGCCCAGACCATTCTTTTTGACACCATTCCTACGGAGGTAAAAGGAGATCCACAGTTTAGCAGGTTGCTCTACGATGATGTCTACCCACTGGCACTTGCTCACGCTTCCGGACATCGATTCGCTCAACCGGATTAA
- a CDS encoding mandelate racemase/muconate lactonizing enzyme family protein: protein MQIERVETYPMLYRLSKAYGDANGYKRYRTSYLIRLITSSGIDGWGEIIDWLPTLDRGFQDRITPYLLGKQATDRLNLVDVISKWHQRSAAGVSMALTEIIAKHAGLSVCDLWGGKFHQQIPVYASFQSYWEQEDWMERSIRLVSEQISDGHKQIKVKIGGRAIAEDQKHIDQLMKTIPSDVLVAVDANQSYDLSHARFWERIFIRYPNWMWLEEPMPLDRPQEYVKLRSAIQVPIAGGENLVRCAQFLPLYQSGALDIAQPDLLHTDGIDAYRTHLQVARQFGYRVSPHSFDGSLARLYTLFAQACLPAWSKMDTDPIEPVEWDAMENPFSHLFLLQPVNGKVSIPNGVGIGIEPNWELINAMRWDGSVYV, encoded by the coding sequence ATGCAAATCGAACGTGTGGAAACGTATCCGATGCTCTATAGGCTTTCAAAAGCTTATGGGGACGCGAATGGTTACAAGCGTTACCGTACGTCCTACTTGATCCGCTTGATCACAAGCTCAGGCATCGACGGGTGGGGGGAGATCATCGATTGGCTTCCTACGCTGGATCGAGGCTTTCAGGATCGGATCACCCCCTATCTGCTCGGAAAGCAGGCGACTGACAGACTGAATCTCGTGGACGTGATCAGTAAATGGCATCAGCGATCAGCTGCGGGAGTCAGCATGGCGTTGACTGAAATCATCGCTAAACATGCAGGATTGTCCGTATGTGATCTTTGGGGGGGCAAATTCCACCAGCAGATCCCTGTATATGCCTCCTTTCAGTCTTACTGGGAGCAGGAGGACTGGATGGAGCGCTCGATTCGACTGGTCAGTGAACAGATCAGTGACGGGCACAAGCAGATTAAAGTAAAGATCGGTGGTCGAGCGATTGCCGAAGACCAGAAGCACATCGATCAGCTCATGAAGACAATACCGTCAGATGTTCTGGTGGCCGTAGATGCGAATCAGAGCTACGATTTATCCCATGCACGATTTTGGGAACGAATCTTTATTCGTTATCCCAACTGGATGTGGCTGGAGGAGCCGATGCCGCTCGATCGTCCACAAGAGTACGTGAAGCTGAGATCCGCTATCCAGGTACCAATTGCAGGGGGAGAGAATCTGGTTCGCTGTGCTCAATTTTTACCGCTGTATCAGTCGGGTGCGCTTGATATTGCACAGCCTGATTTGCTGCATACGGACGGCATTGACGCTTACCGAACTCATCTGCAAGTCGCACGACAGTTTGGCTATCGGGTTTCTCCTCATTCATTTGATGGAAGCCTGGCGAGACTGTATACCTTGTTCGCGCAGGCTTGCTTACCTGCATGGTCAAAAATGGACACAGACCCCATCGAGCCAGTCGAATGGGACGCGATGGAGAACCCCTTTTCCCATTTGTTTCTTTTACAACCCGTGAACGGAAAGGTATCGATTCCAAATGGAGTGGGAATCGGCATCGAACCGAATTGGGAGTTGATTAATGCGATGCGCTGGGATGGCAGCGTATACGTATAA
- a CDS encoding spore germination protein GerPE yields the protein MYCRTSHVHTFTNISTDASSVIEIGDSEEIKAIAYILAVQRDKAIFYENEFQFEDYTAFWEPLPLPVDQEPICLLTFHETPSIRVDKVNVSFSAASSVIHIGSSECVQLETRVKNIRHLVRDQR from the coding sequence ATGTACTGCAGAACCAGTCACGTTCATACCTTCACGAATATTTCCACGGATGCTTCATCGGTTATCGAGATCGGGGATTCAGAGGAAATAAAAGCGATTGCCTACATCCTGGCCGTCCAACGGGATAAGGCAATCTTTTACGAAAATGAATTTCAGTTCGAGGATTACACTGCCTTTTGGGAACCACTTCCTCTCCCTGTCGATCAGGAACCCATCTGCCTCCTTACGTTTCATGAAACCCCCTCGATCCGGGTAGACAAAGTGAACGTATCCTTTTCTGCTGCTTCATCTGTCATTCACATCGGTTCGAGCGAATGCGTGCAATTGGAAACCCGCGTCAAAAATATTCGGCACCTAGTCCGTGACCAACGCTAG
- a CDS encoding spore gernimation protein has translation MIYKVINGDVHVGSINIVNLSAAASLFIGDCKSVILGSIFETPPESFIVGVEQPARTP, from the coding sequence ATGATCTATAAAGTCATTAACGGTGATGTACATGTAGGCTCCATCAACATTGTCAACCTTTCCGCAGCAGCCTCCTTGTTTATAGGTGACTGCAAATCGGTCATTCTCGGGTCCATATTTGAGACACCTCCCGAGTCATTCATCGTCGGTGTGGAGCAACCTGCACGGACACCCTAA